From the Manis javanica isolate MJ-LG chromosome 13, MJ_LKY, whole genome shotgun sequence genome, one window contains:
- the LOC108389529 gene encoding olfactory receptor 14A16-like, whose translation MVNFTSGNTFLLMGFSDTREVQILHAVLFLLIYLTALLGNLLIITLTTQDPRLHTPMYFFLRNLSFLDLCLISITVPKAIVSSLTSNNTISFLGCMSQVFFFFLLATTEVALLTVMSYDRYMAICHPLRYDTIMNHRACVQMAASSWASGGLNAILHTAATFSIAMCGSPEVHQFFCDVPQLLSLACSYNIGELVVIGLSLMLDFGCFVFIDISYIHVFSTVLRMPSREGRSKAFSTCLPHLIVVTLFLSSGFFAYLHPLPKSPSLWDLLVSVFYTVVPPTMNPLIYSLRNKDMKVALGKLRVSIAHQTGRVNIT comes from the coding sequence ATGGTCAACTTCACCTCTGGGAACACATTCCTCCTCATGGGGTTCTCTGATACCCGGGAGGTCCAGATCTTACACGCTGTGCTCTTTCTGCTGATCTACCTGACAGCCCtcctggggaacctgctcatcatcacactcaccacCCAGGACCCCAGGCTGCACACCCcgatgtacttcttcctcaggaacTTGTCCTTTCTGGACCTCTGCCTCATTTCCATCACTGTCCCCAAAGCCATCGTGAGCTCTCTGACGAGCAACAACACCATTTCATTTCTGGGATGCATGTCACaggtgtttttcttcttcctcttagCCACTACAGAAGTAGCGCTGCTCACagtcatgtcctatgaccgctacatgGCCATCTGCCACCCGCTCAGATACGACACCATCATGAACCACAGAGCCTGCGTGCAGATGGCCGCCTCTTCGTGGGCCAGTGGGGGTCTCAATGCaattctgcacacagctgccaccTTTTCCATAGCCATGTGTGGGTCTCCTGAAGTTCATCAGTTCTTCTGTGATGTCCCACAGCTGCTCTCTCTTGCCTGCTCCTATAATATTGGGGAACTGGTAGTCATTGGACTCAGCCTAATGTTAGATTTTGGCTGTTTTGTGTTTATTGATATTTCTTACATCCACGTCTTCTCCACTGTGCTGAGGATGCCCTCCAGAGAAGGCAGGTCCAAAGCTTTCTCAACCTGCCTGCCTCACCTCATTGTTGtgactctgtttctctcttctgGGTTTTTTGCCTATTTGCACCCTTTACCCAAATCTCCATCACTCTGGGACTTGCTAGTTTCTGTTTTCTATACGGTAGTGCCACCGACCATGAACCCCCTCATCtacagcctgagaaataaggatatgaaggTGGCACTTGGCAAACTGAGAGTGAGCATTGCGCATCAAACTGGAAGAGTTAATATCACATAG